The window AAAGTGCTGTTCTTTGGAATTGATAACGCTGCTAAGGGTAGCTATATCGAACAAGCGCTTGTTAACAGTACTGACTATCCTATCATGGCCATTTCTCAGGTACCTTCTGAGTTATCGGACCCAACTCAATGGCTTCGCCGTGAGTTCATTAATCAACGCATCACGATTAAAGATGACCCCGTGTTTCAGAAGAGCTTGCTGAATGCCATCATTCGGGAAACTAGAATGGGTATTCGAATTGATAAAGGATCTCGGCGGATGAGAATTGACCCGGTCGATGCCACGATTGATGCTTGCTATCAGGCAAAGCTACATTTTACTGATTTTGCTTACCAAGACGACATTAACGAGCAAATAAAACGTATGAGTGCGGATGACGTTAATTCTTGGTACTCGGATCCAAACAATGGTTTGGTTTAAAGATTGGAGGTGATTTGATGCTTTTTACAAGAATTTTTGGTGCCATTTGGCGCTATTTTGACGTCCTTTGCTACATTTTGGGAGTTAGTTGCCTAGTTGGCTTCGGCTTCTGTTTTGGACTTAAATGGGGCTTATTAGCCACTGCAATCGCCTTATTCTTTGTCGCCTATCTCAGTGAATTGATAGCCGCCAACAGTAAAGGTGGTGATAATTAATGCCAGTATTTAAAGCTAAGAATGAGTTGAACTTTCAATCAGTGGCCACTGATGACGATATTTTAAACTTCGCTTCGCCAACTGCTGATAGTGGAAGTCCGTATGTTAGCGCTCGTGAGGCTTTGGAGAATTCGGACATTTATAGTTTAATTTTCCAAATTTCTTCTGACCTAGCTAGCGCAAAACTAAAAGCTGACCAGCCACGGGCCCAGGGAATTTTAAATAATCCCAGTTCAACTAGCAACGCACGGGCCTTTTGGCAAAGCATGTTCGCACAAGCGTTACTAGACGGAAATGCCTACGCTTACAGATTTAGAAATATAAATGGGACTGACCAACGATGGGAGTATTTACGACCGTCGCAAGTTAGTCCTTTTTTGTTGGCCGACGGATCCGGACTGATTTATAACCTATCGTTTGATGAACCGGAAATTGGTGTGATGGAAAACGTCCCACAAGCAGACATGATTCACATTCGATTGATGAGTAAGAACGGTGGAATGACTGGGATTAGTCCTTTGACAGCGTTAACCAGTGAAATTGACATCAAGAACAATGTTAATCGGTTAACCCTGAACGCTTTAAAACAATCTGTGACAGCTGGAGGGATTCTAAAGCTTAAGGCCGGGTCAAAATTGAGTCTGGAATTAAAGAAAAAACGGGCTTCCAAGTTTATTAATGATAGCCATAACGGATTGGTAGTGCTTGATGATCTGGAAGATTACCAACCATTAGAAATTAAGTCGAATGTGGCCAACTTGTTAAACCAGGTTAATTGGACTGGAAAACAAATCGCAAAAGTTTACGGGGTTCCGGACAGCGTAATTAATGGAACGGGTGACCAACAGTCATCAATCCAAATGGAAAACAACGCCTACATTAAATCAATTGCCCGTTATGCCAATGCCATCGTTGGGGAATTAAACAACAAGCTATCTGCTAACGTCACGATGGACTTGCGCGAATCAGTTGACCCAACCGGTGATGTTTTTGCGTCGTCGATTGCTGACTTAACTAGCAAAGGGGCTTTGGCTCCAAATCAAGCAACAGCTGTTCTACAACAGGCTGGGTTCATTGGTTTGGACTTACCTGAACCAAAGTATCCACCGAAAGGAGGTGAGAACAATGGCAGAAATTAACGTCTTTGGACCAATTGTCGATGATGAAACAGCAGCTATTTATAACTTTTTTGACGTTGCTTGTGTTTCCCCACAATCAGTTAGTGATCAGCTAAATGAAGTGGAACCCGATGAAGACATTACAGTCAACATCGCTAGTGATGGAGGCATTGCCGAATCAGCACAGAAAATGTACACAGACATATCTTTAGCTGCGCAAACGCACCAAGTGACGTGTCAAATTACGGGCATGGCTGCTAGCGCTGCAACAATCGTAGCAATGGCTTGCCCAGTGATTAACATTAGTCCTTCCGGAATGATGATGATTCACAAAGCCAGCTGCGACTTCGGAAACATCAACGCTGATGATATGGCACAGTACATGAACCAGTTAGATGAAACTGACAAAAGCATTGTGGGATTGTACCAGAAGCGAACGGGACTTGATGAAAACACATTACTCAAAATGATGAGTGACACGACTTTCATGAATGCTCAAACCTGTGTTCAGAAAGGATTTGCTGACGCCATCATGGATTTATCTAGTACCAACAAAAAAACGGCAATGGTGACTAACTCATTAGGTGGCTTTGCCAATGATAAAACCATCAGTCGAATGGCTGAGATTATGAAGCGAGTCCAACCAAATGATCCTCCGGAACCGAAAAATCAAAAACTGAACAGAGTAGAAAGCCTCAAACGAACGTTTGGGGTTTTTTAGTACCCAAAAAAGGAGAATTCAGATGGATAACATTAATAAGTTAAACGACAAATGGCTCACAGAAGGACAAAAGGTTACCGACCTGGCTAGCAAATTAAGTGCTATGGCACTTGATGATAAATCCACGGATGATGACTTTAAAAAATTAACTAATGAGTATAACCAAGCTAAAGCTAAGCGAGACCAAGCTAAGCAAGCTTTGGATATCGCTCGTGCTAACCAAAAGCCTGGGAACGGCGAACCAGGGAACCCAGGGAACGATAACCCGAACCCAATCGAAGACAAACAGGACGAAAAAATGAAGTTTGTTAACAACTTCATCGGCATGGTACGTAACGATCCTAAAGTTCAAAACGCTATGACTTCCAATGCTGATGGAAATGGGAATGCTGGTCTTACAATTCCGTTTGACCAACAAACTCAAATCCACACACTTCGTCGCCAATACGCCAGCTTAGAACCCTACGTGAATGTGGAAAATGTTTCATTACCTGCCGGTTCCCGTGTTTACGAAAAATTCTCTGACATCACGCCATTAGTTGGATTAGACGATGAAATGGGGAAGATTGGTGATAACGACGATCCAGCATTAACGTTGATCAAATACCAAATTAAACGGTATGCAGGAATTTCTACGCTTTCCAACACGATGTTAAACGACACTAAGGAAAACATTTTGTCTTGGTTAAATACTTGGATTGCTCGGAAAGACACGATTACTCGGAACGCTAAAATCCTTGAAGTAATTGGTACACAAGCCAAGAAGCCAACGATGACTAAGTTTGATGATGTTAAGGACGTTATGGAAACGATGTTAGACCCTGCCATTGTTTCGACAGCTTCCATCATTACTAACGTTTCTGGGTTCAACGTGCTTTCTAAAGTTAAGGATGCCAAAGGCCGCTACCTGATTACTCAAGACGTTACCCAACCAACGCAGAAACAAATTGACGGTAAGAACGTCATTGTTATTTCTGATCGGTGGCTGAAAGACAACGCCGGGGCTCACCCATTCATTTACGGTGACTTGAGCCAAGGAATTACCCTATTTGACCGTCAGCAAATGAGCTTGCTTTCTACCAACATTGGTGCTGGTGCATATGAAACTGACACAACTAAGATTCGGGTAATTGACCGGTTCGACGTTCAAGGAACTGATGATGGTGCTTACTTAGTTGGTTCATTCAAGGAAATGGCTGACCAAGTACCTGTTTCTCCAGCCGCAACTGGGAAATAGTCATGATGTATCTGGATACTGATCAGAATTTAGCGGACCTTAAAGACATGTTGCGGATTTTGACGAATGACGATGATAGATTGCTTCGTAGTTATTTACAAACCGCAGAAGTGACCTTACAGACAGCCGTTGGAAAAGACGACGATAAGTTCTACCAAGCGGATGACGTTAAACCGTTATACCAAACGGCTTGCTATGCCTTAGCTGGAACATTGTACACTTACCGGGTTTCAGTGACTGATAGTGTTCAGTACCCAGTTAATG of the Fructilactobacillus cliffordii genome contains:
- a CDS encoding DUF1056 family protein encodes the protein MLFTRIFGAIWRYFDVLCYILGVSCLVGFGFCFGLKWGLLATAIALFFVAYLSELIAANSKGGDN
- a CDS encoding phage portal protein → MPVFKAKNELNFQSVATDDDILNFASPTADSGSPYVSAREALENSDIYSLIFQISSDLASAKLKADQPRAQGILNNPSSTSNARAFWQSMFAQALLDGNAYAYRFRNINGTDQRWEYLRPSQVSPFLLADGSGLIYNLSFDEPEIGVMENVPQADMIHIRLMSKNGGMTGISPLTALTSEIDIKNNVNRLTLNALKQSVTAGGILKLKAGSKLSLELKKKRASKFINDSHNGLVVLDDLEDYQPLEIKSNVANLLNQVNWTGKQIAKVYGVPDSVINGTGDQQSSIQMENNAYIKSIARYANAIVGELNNKLSANVTMDLRESVDPTGDVFASSIADLTSKGALAPNQATAVLQQAGFIGLDLPEPKYPPKGGENNGRN
- a CDS encoding head maturation protease, ClpP-related, which encodes MAEINVFGPIVDDETAAIYNFFDVACVSPQSVSDQLNEVEPDEDITVNIASDGGIAESAQKMYTDISLAAQTHQVTCQITGMAASAATIVAMACPVINISPSGMMMIHKASCDFGNINADDMAQYMNQLDETDKSIVGLYQKRTGLDENTLLKMMSDTTFMNAQTCVQKGFADAIMDLSSTNKKTAMVTNSLGGFANDKTISRMAEIMKRVQPNDPPEPKNQKLNRVESLKRTFGVF
- a CDS encoding phage major capsid protein — encoded protein: MDNINKLNDKWLTEGQKVTDLASKLSAMALDDKSTDDDFKKLTNEYNQAKAKRDQAKQALDIARANQKPGNGEPGNPGNDNPNPIEDKQDEKMKFVNNFIGMVRNDPKVQNAMTSNADGNGNAGLTIPFDQQTQIHTLRRQYASLEPYVNVENVSLPAGSRVYEKFSDITPLVGLDDEMGKIGDNDDPALTLIKYQIKRYAGISTLSNTMLNDTKENILSWLNTWIARKDTITRNAKILEVIGTQAKKPTMTKFDDVKDVMETMLDPAIVSTASIITNVSGFNVLSKVKDAKGRYLITQDVTQPTQKQIDGKNVIVISDRWLKDNAGAHPFIYGDLSQGITLFDRQQMSLLSTNIGAGAYETDTTKIRVIDRFDVQGTDDGAYLVGSFKEMADQVPVSPAATGK
- a CDS encoding head-tail connector protein, which produces MMYLDTDQNLADLKDMLRILTNDDDRLLRSYLQTAEVTLQTAVGKDDDKFYQADDVKPLYQTACYALAGTLYTYRVSVTDSVQYPVNDTYNAIVGALRGLYLNHESKGDADG